The nucleotide sequence TCCTGACCCTAAAACCGCCCAAGCTTATCGCGTGGAGAAAATCTGGAAGGGCGATGTTGATTCTCAGGTTGGGCGAGGCATGGTTAGTTGCAGTGACGCTTCTGCGGCGGTTTTTTGTGTAACGCATGTTCAGCCAGATCAAAACGGTTCGGTGGTCGCAACTGGAAGGCTGTTTTCGGGCACCATAAAAGCAGAGGACACGTTGAGGTTGGTTAATGCAAACGAAGAGGCATTGGCGGGTCAGGTTTTGGTGTATATGGGTGCGTTTAAAGAGCAGGTGGAGCGGGTTTTTGCGGGTAATGTGGTTGCGCTGTCTCTTCCTGGTGGCGTGAAGGCGGGGGAGACCTTGGTGGAGGCGACGCAAACTGAAGGGGTGGTTCCGTTTGAGAGTATACGGTATGTTTCTGAGCCGGTGGTGACAGTTGCAGTGGAACCCAAGAACCCTAAGGATTTGCCTGTTTTGCTTGAAGCTATGGATGAGCTTGCGGTGGAAGACCCGAATCTGAAGGTTATGGTTAACCGTGAAACAGGCGAGTACCTGCTTAGTGGCATGGGCGAGTTACATGTGGAAGTGGCACTAAATCACCTAAAAAGCCAGCACCGCGCGTTGGAGGTTGAGGTTTCATCTCCACGAGTAGTGTATAGGGAAGCCGCAACCAGAAAAGGCGCATCTGCCACAGCGAAAAGCCCCAACAAACAAAACAGGTTCACGGTGATGGTGGAGCCTTTGGGTGATTCGGAATCGGGGTTAGTTGACCAGAACAACGATGCACCGCAGGCGGGGGATGTGGGTTGGTTGGATGCTTACAAGAACGTGCTGGTTGACTGCACAGAAAAACTGGAAGCCTCAAAGGCGCGTGAATTCATAGTTGGAGGTTTCGAGTTTGCTTGTGGAGCGGGTCCTTTGTGTGGGGAACCTTTAAGGCATGCAAAAGTCAGCTTGAAAAATATCATGTTAAGCAGCAGCGAAGAGTTGAGCAATGCAGTTGAAGTCATGCATGGCGTAGGCAAAGCCGTCTTCGCCTCGTTTCTAACCACGCAACCCGCTCTTTTAGAGCCCGTCTACAAAACCGTGATTTCAACCCCCGCCGAGTTAGCAGGAGAATGCACCCGCATCTTAAACAGTCGACGCGGAAAAATCGTTTTGTTTGAACCCAAAGGAGCCGTGACGACTCTTACTGGTTATGTGCCGGTGGCGGAGGCGTTTGGTTTGTCAAAGGAGCTGCGGTCGGTGACGTCGGGGCGCGCGTTTTGGCAGTCAACTCTTGACCGTTGGGAGCAGGTTCCTAAAAAACTTGCAGACAAGCTCACCTTGGAGTTGCGCAGACGTAAAGGGTTGCCTTTGGAGGTTCCCGCGGCGAGCAGGTTCATGGAGGAAGATGAGCGGTGAAGGCGTCTGTGCCGTTTTGTTTGGATACTACGTTGTGTTGTGGGCAGGTTTTTCGCTGGGACAGGCATGGCGGCTGGTGGTATGGTGTTGCGCAGGATTGCGTGTTTAAGGTACAACAGAACGGTTCAGAGCTCAAATACGATAATGCTGATTACGAGTTTGTGGAGCACTATTTTAGTTTAGACCACGATTTAGACGCAATTAGCAAGAGCATAAACAAAGACCACCATATAGAAAGGGCACTAAAAGCGTATTGGGGTTTGCGGCTAATTAGGCAAGACCCGTGGGAGTGCTTGATGTCGTATATTTGTGCAACTTACAAGAGCATAGCTGCAATAAAGGGCATGCTCAACGCGTTGGGACAAAAATTCGGCGAAAAACTCAGCCTAGACGGCTACAAATACTACGCGTTTCCCAAACCAGAAAAACTTGCAAACGCCGCCGTAACAGAACTGCAAGAATGCGGTCTAGGCTACCGCGCCAAGTACCTGCAGGCAACCGCCAAACAAATCCACGAAGGCAACATCAACTTAGAAGAGCTAAAACGCATGCCTTATTCGCAGGCAAAAAAAGCGTTATGCACATTGCCAGGGGTGGGCGTTAAGGTTGCAGACTGCGTGCTTCTGTTTTCGCTAGGCAAGCTAGAGGCGTTTCCCGTGGATGTTTGGGTCAAACGTGTAATGCTCAAACGGTACCAAAACAAGTTCCCAACCCAGCTAATCCAAAAACTATCCAAAGCAGAATCCTTATGCAACAGCGACTACGAAAAACTAAACAATTTTGGCAGAACATACTTTGGACAGTACGCAGGCTACGCCCAGGAATACCTCTACCACTACGAAAGAATCGCCTAAACCCAAACAAACCCGCGCCACAGCAAACCAAACAAAACAGCCAAAGAGCTTGCAAGCAAAACGCGGAAAACGTTTAAATCCCGTTAGAAACAGCATATAAAAGCAACTACCGCCCGTGGGCCCGTAGCTCAGCTAGGTTAGAGCGCCAGACTCATAATCTGTTGGTCGCCAGTTCAAATCCGGCCGGGCCCACCACACACGCTTTTGATTTTTGGCAGACAAAGGTTAAATTGTATATAGGGGGTAGAGAGAGTAATTTGTGGTGGTTTGATGAAGGCTGTTGTGGTTTATTTTTCTGTGAGTGGTAATACAAGGTTTGTTGCAGAGAAAATCGCAGATGAGTTAAAAGCGGATTTGTGCAAGGTTACCGATAATAATTACAAGCAAAGCAGGCTGTTGTATCTGCGGGGTGGATTGGCGGCTTTGAGAAAGAAAACCTCAGAAATCGAGTTGTCTACACCTGTTGAAGGCTACGATTTGGTGATTGCTGGCACACCCGTATGGGCGGGAAAAGTTGCTCCTGCCATAAGGACGTTTCTGGAAAACAAGAAACCCAAAGAGAGCCAAGTTGCCTTTTTTGTAACGCTGGGTGGAGATAAACCCCAAAAAACGTTGGAGGATATGAGAGAAATCGTCCAGCCCAAAGTGCCAGTGGGGGAATTGGGGGTTACAAAACCGTTGGACAACAAAGAAGAGACTGAAAGGCAAGTAAAAGAGTGGTCCAGCCAAATCCAAAAAACGCTCAAATAACGGGTTGCTGTGGGTTGAGGCGGTAGGAGCCTGCGGTTAGTTTTTCGGCTCCGTTTTGAGTTATCAAGGCGGTATCTTCGATGCGTACGCCTCCAAAACCGTGGAGGTAGATGCCTGGTTCGATGGTTACGACATTGCCTGTTTGAAGTATGTGACTACTTGCGGAGCTTAACGTGGGGGGTTCATGAACTTCTAAGCCTACGCCGTGACCCAGACGATGTACAAAGTTTTCTCCATACCCTGCCGCCTCAATGACATCTCTAGCTACCTTGTCTACGTCTGAGACGCATACGTTGGGTTTTAGGGTCTCAAATGCTTTGTCCTGTGCGTCGTGAACTATCTGGTAGAGGCGGCGCTGTCTTTCAGAGGGCACCCCAGCAACCAAAGTACGGGTCATATCCGAACAGTAATACTCAAACGTAGCCCCAATATCAACCACAACAAAGTCGCCCTCGCGGATTTCACGTGCAGAGCAGCCGCCGTGGGGAAACGCTGAGGAAGCACCTGAAGCAACTATTGTTTCAAAAGCTGTTGCGCCGCCGCCGTTTCTGCGCATGGTAGATTCGATTTCTGCGGCTACTTCGCATTCTTTCACTCCTGGTCGTAGGGTTTCGTAGGCGGCGTTCATGGCTTGGCTGGTTATGTCGGCGGCTTTGCGCATGAGCGTGATTTCGTTTGGGTCTTTGACTTGGCGAAGCATCTGGACGGGTTTTGGGTCGGCTGCTATTTTGGCTTGGGGGAGCTTTTGGGTTAGGGCTTGCCAGCTTTGCACGCTTAGGGCGTCGGCAGCTATGTTTTTGAGTTTGTGGTCTTGAACTTGTTTTGCCAGCGTCACCAACAAGTTCTCATCAAACCCAAGCCGTTCCACACAAAAACCCTTGCAGCCAGATTTAACCTGCTCATAATTAACGCCATACACGTAAAGCGTACTCTCACCATTAGGAGGAACAAACAAAGCACACGCGCCAGGAACCCCCGTAAAATACAGCAGATTAGCCGAGTTAAAAACCAGAAAGCCGTCAAAACC is from Candidatus Bathyarchaeota archaeon and encodes:
- a CDS encoding GTP-binding protein, with amino-acid sequence MPRFKQLARIQELMGRKGQIRNIGIIAHIDHGKTTLADSLLAGTGLLSSEMAGTARVLDYLQEEQRRKITIKTANISLLYKAAGDAFVVNLVDTPGHVDFTGKVTRALRAIDGVVVVVDAVEEIMAQTEVLTKQALEERVRPVLFINKVDRLITELQLNASQIEKKLTHIVGAFNDLIELHAEAQFKDKWKVSFGAGSVAVGSALHGWGFTAGLAQQHGVRFTDVMAAYKNGAHETLQKNLPAYAAIFDMTVKAVPDPKTAQAYRVEKIWKGDVDSQVGRGMVSCSDASAAVFCVTHVQPDQNGSVVATGRLFSGTIKAEDTLRLVNANEEALAGQVLVYMGAFKEQVERVFAGNVVALSLPGGVKAGETLVEATQTEGVVPFESIRYVSEPVVTVAVEPKNPKDLPVLLEAMDELAVEDPNLKVMVNRETGEYLLSGMGELHVEVALNHLKSQHRALEVEVSSPRVVYREAATRKGASATAKSPNKQNRFTVMVEPLGDSESGLVDQNNDAPQAGDVGWLDAYKNVLVDCTEKLEASKAREFIVGGFEFACGAGPLCGEPLRHAKVSLKNIMLSSSEELSNAVEVMHGVGKAVFASFLTTQPALLEPVYKTVISTPAELAGECTRILNSRRGKIVLFEPKGAVTTLTGYVPVAEAFGLSKELRSVTSGRAFWQSTLDRWEQVPKKLADKLTLELRRRKGLPLEVPAASRFMEEDER
- a CDS encoding flavodoxin, whose product is MKAVVVYFSVSGNTRFVAEKIADELKADLCKVTDNNYKQSRLLYLRGGLAALRKKTSEIELSTPVEGYDLVIAGTPVWAGKVAPAIRTFLENKKPKESQVAFFVTLGGDKPQKTLEDMREIVQPKVPVGELGVTKPLDNKEETERQVKEWSSQIQKTLK
- a CDS encoding Xaa-Pro peptidase family protein — encoded protein: MNRIRNLKDLAFTQAGFDGFLVFNSANLLYFTGVPGACALFVPPNGESTLYVYGVNYEQVKSGCKGFCVERLGFDENLLVTLAKQVQDHKLKNIAADALSVQSWQALTQKLPQAKIAADPKPVQMLRQVKDPNEITLMRKAADITSQAMNAAYETLRPGVKECEVAAEIESTMRRNGGGATAFETIVASGASSAFPHGGCSAREIREGDFVVVDIGATFEYYCSDMTRTLVAGVPSERQRRLYQIVHDAQDKAFETLKPNVCVSDVDKVARDVIEAAGYGENFVHRLGHGVGLEVHEPPTLSSASSHILQTGNVVTIEPGIYLHGFGGVRIEDTALITQNGAEKLTAGSYRLNPQQPVI